In Felis catus isolate Fca126 chromosome E1, F.catus_Fca126_mat1.0, whole genome shotgun sequence, the following proteins share a genomic window:
- the DDX52 gene encoding probable ATP-dependent RNA helicase DDX52 isoform X2, protein MMTSEITSQEEGSIQWISSVEAKIEDKKIKRENKLTSGKLENLRKEKINFFRNKHKIHVQGTDLPDPIATFQQLDQEYKINSRLLQNILDAGFQMPTPIQMQAIPVMLHGRELLASAPTGSGKTLAFSIPILMQLKQPTNKGFRALIISPTRELANQIHRELVKISEGTGFRIHMIHKAAVAAKKFGPKSSKKFDILVTTPNRLIYLLKQDPPGIDLTSVEWLVVDESDKLFEDGKTGFRDQLASIFLACTSHKVRRAMFSATFAYDVEQWCKLNLDNVITVSIGARNSAVETVEQELLFVGSETGKLLAMRELVKKGFNPPVLVFVQSIERAKELFHELIYEGINVDVIHAERTQQQRDNTVHSFRAGKIWVLICTALLARGIDFKGVNLVINYDFPTSSVEYIHRIGRTGRAGHKGKAVTFFTEDDKPLLRSVANVIQQAGCPVPEYIKGFQKLPSKQKKKMIKKPLERESISTTPKYFLEKAKNKQKKVTGQNSKKKVALEDKS, encoded by the exons aaattacttCTCAAGAAGAAGGTTCTATACAGTGGATATCATCTGTGGAAGcaaaaattgaagataaaaaaattaaaagagaaaataaactaacTTCAGGGAAGTTGGAgaatctcagaaaagaaaag aTAAACTTCTTCCggaataaacacaaaattcatgTTCAAGGAACTGATCTTCCTGACCCAATTGCTACATTTCAGCAACTTGACCAGGAATATAAAATCAATTCTCGACTACTTCAGAACATTCTAGATGCAGGCTTCCAGATGCCTACACCAATCCAAATGCAAGCCATTCCAGTTATGCTGCAT GGTCGAGAACTTCTGGCTTCTGCTCCTACTGGATCTGGAAAGACTTTGGCTTTTAGCATTCCCATTCTGATGCAACTAAAACAACCCACAAATAAAGGCTTCAGAGCCCTGATTATATCACCAACACGAGAACTTGCCAACCAG atTCACCGAGAGTTAGTAAAAATCTCTGAGGGAACAGGATTCAGGATACACATGATACACAAAGCAGCAGTGGCAGCCAAGAAATTTGGACCTAAATCATCTAAGAAGTTTG ATATTCTTGTGACTACTCCAAATCGACTAATCTACTTATTAAAGCAGGATCCTCCAGGAATAGATTTAACAAG TGTTGAGTGGCTGGTGGTAGATGAATCAGACAAACTGTTTGAAGATGGCAAAACTGGGTTCAGAGACCAGCTGGCTTCCATTTTCCTGGCCTGCACATCCCATAAGGTCAGAAGAGCTATGTTCAGTGCGACTTTTGCATATGATGTGGAGCAGTGGTGCAAACTCAACCTGGACAATGTCATCACTGTATCCATTGGAGCAAG GAATTCTGCAGTAGAGACTGTAGAACAAGAGCTTCTCTTTGTTGGGTCTGAGACTGGGAAGCTTCTGGCCATGAGAGAACTTGTTAAAAAG gGTTTCAACCCACCCgttcttgtttttgttcagtCCATTGAAAGGGCTAAAGAACTATTTCATGAGCTCATATATGAAGGTATAAATGTGGATGTTATTCATGCTGAGAGAACACAGCAACAG AGAGATAACACAGTCCACAGCTTCAGAGCTGGAAAAATCTGGGTTCTTATTTGTACAGCCTTGCTAGCCAGAGGGATTGATTTTAAAGGTGTGAACTTGGTGATCAACTATGACTTTCCAACCAGCTCAGTGGAATATATCCACAGGATCG gtcgAACTGGAAGAGCAGGGCATAAAGGAAAAGCTGTTACATTTTTCACTGAGGATGATAAGCCATTATTAAGAAg TGTTGCCAATGTTATACAGCAGGCCGGATGTCCTGTACCAGAATACATAAAAGGTTTCCAAAAACTACCAAG caaacaaaagaaaaagatgattaaGAAGCCATTGGAAAGGGAGAGCATTAGTACAACtccaaaatatttcttagaaaaagcTAAGAATAAACA